The DNA region GAGCGACGTGCGATAGCTGAACAGCAGCACGAGCCCGCTAATCGTCGCGAGCACGGCATACAGGATCTTCTTCATGGCTACCTCCCTGGTCAGACGGTGAACGATTCGGAGTGGATGCGGTGCGGAGGGAACCCGGCGCTCTCGAGGTCGCGCGTGAGCCCTTTCATCCAGGTCTCGGTTCCGCAGACGAAGACGTCGTAGGCCTCGGGGTCGGAAACGAGGTGGCGGAGCAGGTCGGGACCGTTCCAAGCACTGTGGCTGGCCGCGATCCAGCTCGACGGGCCGGAAGACCGGGGACCGATGAAGGGCAGGTACCGCACTCCTCGACGCGAGACGAGGTCGGCGATCGCGTCCTGCCGGAGTGCATCTTCGGCGACGGAGTCACGAGTGAGGAGGGTCGCCTCCCCCGGCGCGTAATCCTCGGCTTCCAACAGGGAGAGAAGAGGGGCCACCCCGGCACCTGCACCGATCATGAGCAGCTTCGTCCCGGTACGACGCTCCCCCGTCATCCCCCCGTACGGTCCTTCGACGATGACGCGCGTGCCCGGTGTGAGCGATGCCAGACGGCGCGTACCGTCCCCCACCACTCGGGCCGTCAGCGTGAGCTCGCTCCCTGGCGCAGCGGAGAGCGAGAACGGGTGACCACGCGTCCACCCCTGCCCGTCGAGAAAGCGCCATACGAAGAACTGTCCGGCACGGGCACCCAGGGTCGAGAGATCACGCCCGACGACGCGGATGGTCACTCCCCGCGCACCGTCGGGTTCGACGCTCGCCACGCGCAGGGCACGCCGCGAGGAGCGCAGCACGGGCATACCGAATCGGAACACGAGGATCGACGCCGCCGCGAGCGCCCAGATCGTCCACCAGTACGCGGTCGCGAGCGGCGACGAGAGGAAGTCCGCGCCCGTCCACAGCTGGTGCGGGAGGGCCAGGCCCACGCCGAGGTACGCGTAGAGATGCAGGAGATGCCAGGACTCGTAGCGCAGGCGCCGGCGCGCGCGTCGGATCGAGGTGACCACCACGAGCAGGATCAGCAGGGTCCCCGCGGTGGCGAGGAGCATGCCCGGGTAGTCCCAGACGAATCCCCACAGTTGCACGAAGGGGTTGATGCCGGCGGTGATCGCGTAGCCCAACGCGAGCAGAGCGATATGCGCGCCCATCAGCCAGAACGACCAGAACCCGACGAAGCGATGCATACGGGTGATGCCGTCACGGCCGAATCCACGCTCGAAGAGTGGAACCCGCGCCATGAGGAGTACCTGGTACAGCAGGAGGTTGGCCGCGACGAGACCCGTCAGTCGTCCCAGCGTGGTGACGGTCTCCCCGCTGGCTCCGAGGACGGCACCGATCCCTCCCCCGGCCACCCAGAGCGCGACGACGAGGAGACTCGTCGCCCAGATGACGATGATCGCGCCCGCCCGCCATGCCTGAGCGCGGCGGTGGGCCGAGCCCTGGTGCTCTCCGATCACCGGGGAGAGGGCACCTCGGGGTCTGTTCGTGAGAGTGGTCATGGGGCCATCCTGGGGGCCGGGCTCTGAGACGGTTCTAAGAATGACCTCGCCACAGTCCACTCACAGGGATTCCATGGGATCAACCCGAACCCGCCGCCCGTCGGTGGCACTCCGCACCGATTCGCGGGAAGCTGGAGCATGAGGTTTCTCCGCTTGCTGTGGCGCTATCCGGCGATCACGACCACCGTCCTCGTGTTCGTCGGCGTGCTCATCCTGCACGCGGTCGACGCGGCCGTCATCGGGCGGTGGATCGCCACCGGTTACGTGGCCGCGTTCGTCGTCTGGACCCTCGTCGGCATGGTGCGGGATGTGCTTCGCGGCCACGTGGGTCTCGACATCCTCGCGGTGGTCGCGATGGTGGCGACGCTCGCCGTCGGCGAGTACATCGCATCCCTCATCATCGTGCTCATGCTGTCGGGCGGAGAGGCGCTCGAAGACTTCGCCGGCCGTCGCGCGAAGCGCGACCTGTCCGCGTTGCTGGATCGTTCTCCGCGCATCGCCCACGTGCTCGTGCACGCACAGGCCGCGGATTCGGACGAGGTGAGGGATCTCCCCGTCGACGAGGTCGCGATCGGCGATGTGCTCCTCGTGCGCCCGTCGGAGGTGGTGCCCGTCGACGGTGTGCTGCTCACCGAGACCGGAACCTTCGATGAGTCGTCGCTGACCGGCGAGAGCATGCCCGTGGCCCGCGAGTCCGGAGGGGAGGTGCTCTCCGGAGCGATCAACGGCAGTCGCGCTGTGCGGATCCAGGCCGTTCGCTCGAGCGCAGACAGCCAGTACCAGCAGATCGTCGCACTCGTGCACGCCGCAGAGGACTCCCACGCGCCGGTCGTGCGCCTCGCCGACCGCTTCGCGATCCCCTTCACCGCGGTGTCGCTCGTCCTGGCCGGCACAGCCTGGGCCATCTCGGGCGACGCGACGCGCTTCGCCGAGGTCCTCGTGCTCGCGACGCCCTGTCCTCTCCTGATCGCCGCCCCGGTCGCGTTCCTGGGAGGCCTCTCACGCGCGGCGAAGTCAGGCGTGATCATGAAGGGCGGCGCCGTCATCGAACAGATCGCGCGCGTGCGATCGGCGGCCTTCGACAAGACGGGAACGCTCACGCAGGGCCGCCCGGAACTCGTCGATGTCCGGCCGGCGAACGGCTTCGGCGCGGACGAGGTCCTGCAACTCGCCGCCTCGGCGGAGCAGTACTCGACGCACGTGCTCGCCGAGGGCAT from Microbacterium sp. SY138 includes:
- a CDS encoding heavy metal translocating P-type ATPase, whose protein sequence is MRFLRLLWRYPAITTTVLVFVGVLILHAVDAAVIGRWIATGYVAAFVVWTLVGMVRDVLRGHVGLDILAVVAMVATLAVGEYIASLIIVLMLSGGEALEDFAGRRAKRDLSALLDRSPRIAHVLVHAQAADSDEVRDLPVDEVAIGDVLLVRPSEVVPVDGVLLTETGTFDESSLTGESMPVARESGGEVLSGAINGSRAVRIQAVRSSADSQYQQIVALVHAAEDSHAPVVRLADRFAIPFTAVSLVLAGTAWAISGDATRFAEVLVLATPCPLLIAAPVAFLGGLSRAAKSGVIMKGGAVIEQIARVRSAAFDKTGTLTQGRPELVDVRPANGFGADEVLQLAASAEQYSTHVLAEGIRRAADARGLALRVATEAREEATNGVVAEIDGRAVVVGKPAYVAALAPDTVRATLELSQAAAYVAVDGRFAGVLVLADHPRPEAAAVVSWLRTHEVDRVVMLTGDVGPTAESVAHQVGISEIHAELLPPEKVALAGELQPRPIMMVGDGVNDAPVLAAADIGVAMGAKGATAAGDAADVVILVDSLAKLVDAVSIGRHTLRVALTAIWIGIGLSVGLMIVAMTGLIPAVVGALVQELVDLATILYALRALSGPSTVLASAPARPQVKTEAPAPQRKE
- a CDS encoding ferredoxin reductase family protein, giving the protein MTTLTNRPRGALSPVIGEHQGSAHRRAQAWRAGAIIVIWATSLLVVALWVAGGGIGAVLGASGETVTTLGRLTGLVAANLLLYQVLLMARVPLFERGFGRDGITRMHRFVGFWSFWLMGAHIALLALGYAITAGINPFVQLWGFVWDYPGMLLATAGTLLILLVVVTSIRRARRRLRYESWHLLHLYAYLGVGLALPHQLWTGADFLSSPLATAYWWTIWALAAASILVFRFGMPVLRSSRRALRVASVEPDGARGVTIRVVGRDLSTLGARAGQFFVWRFLDGQGWTRGHPFSLSAAPGSELTLTARVVGDGTRRLASLTPGTRVIVEGPYGGMTGERRTGTKLLMIGAGAGVAPLLSLLEAEDYAPGEATLLTRDSVAEDALRQDAIADLVSRRGVRYLPFIGPRSSGPSSWIAASHSAWNGPDLLRHLVSDPEAYDVFVCGTETWMKGLTRDLESAGFPPHRIHSESFTV